A genome region from Marasmius oreades isolate 03SP1 chromosome 5, whole genome shotgun sequence includes the following:
- a CDS encoding uncharacterized protein (MEROPS:MER0002197): protein MQVLPGLVRKPSLFLIKENALFSMLIPLSSQLCISLRISARSAHSLRSSSVFSQWRTLSTIPTTSLLRYTTHYRTPRILGVSHSIRHLALGSIFSRSTSPSPSPTVVAHITRLEAEANVYPQDVSKQLALFEALRDTDMKSSYEVIASRWERMCEFDPTSPLLQSAEAFQIYLTSLINTSQQASVSAAVRRRDSLLASSGKSESTFQGTNASIPARDTSEEEKNSVPEQRRQPAITQSQEIAQAVLAGKSTSRVRSTSSNPFANPFLLNPSTESSEPRPIPVAIVERKNAWVPRLVRFLALLLVSSFFFLVILSALFENSGLMKNGPRQSQFEPSEGKTVKFSDVHGVDEVKDELQDIVVFLKDPSSFATLGGKLPKGVLLTGPPGTGKTMLARAVAGEAGVPFFFASGSEFEEMFVGVGAKRVRELFSAARKKQPAIIFIDELDAVGGRRSSRDQQYMKQTLNQLLVEMDGFQQTEGVIVMAATNFPESLDPALVRPGRFDRHIAVPLPDIRGRMQILQHHMKNVTTSQDVDAKVLARGTSGFSGADLQNMVNQAAVHAAKENATEVGLSHFEWARDRILMGAERKSAAIDDKAKLATAYHEGGHALVALYTDGAMPLHKVTCIPRGHALGYTAFLPENDRFSVSLKEYLASIDVSMGGRVAEELIYGPDAVTSGASSDIMSATRTARNMVKRWGFSKLGPVNYDNDIDISVRRKDEIEDEVTKIIKDGERRATTLLKSKIDELHRLAQALVEHETLDKDEVSKVVKGESIRGIVEVLEEVSAETATPSESFRPQN, encoded by the exons ATGCAAGTACTTCCGGGATTGGTACGCAAGCCTTCCTTGTTTTTGATCAAAGAAAATGCCCTTTTTTCGATGCTaattcctctttcttctcagcTCTGCATTTCATTGCGCATCTCTGCGCGCTCTGCGCATTCCCTGCGGTCCTCCTCAGTCTTCTCGCAATGGAGAACTCTTTCCACCATTCCCACCACCAGCCTTCTTCGTTACACAACGCATTATAGAACGCCGCGTATTCTCGGTGTATCTCATTCCATTCGCCATCTAGCTCTTGGATCTATATTCTCTCGCTCAACATCACCCTCACCATCTCCAACGGTCGTCGCACATATCACTCGTTTGGAAGCTGAAGCCAATGTTTATCCTCAAGATGTGTCAAAACAACTTGCTCTCTTCGAAGCTCTGCGGGACACGGATATGAAAAGCTCGTATGAAGTCATCGCAAGTAGATGGGAAAGGATGTGTGAATTT GATCCGACTTCACCCTTACTTCAATCTGCTGAAGCTTTTCAGATTTATCTGACAAGTCTCATAAACACAAGTCAACAAGCCTCTGTTAGCGCTGCCGTTCGTCGTCGGGACAGCCTGCTAGCCTCATCAGGAAAGTCGGAATCCACGTTCCAGGGGACTAACGCGTCCATCCCTGCCCGGGATACCTCTGAAGAGGAGAAAAATAGCGTTCCCGAGCAAAGGCGCCAACCAGCTATCACCCAAAGTCAGGAAATTGCTCAAGCAGTACTTGCCGGCAAATCGACTTCGCGTGTTCGATCTACTAGTTCTAATCCATTTGCCAATCCTTTCCTGCTCAACCCTTCCACAGAGTCGAGTGAGCCGCGACCAATACCAGTAGCTATAGTTGAAA GAAAAAATGCATGGGTTCCCCGATTAGTACGATTCTTGGCCTTGCTTCTCGTCTCTTCATTCT TCTTCCTCGTTATCTTGTCCGCCCTTTTTGAGAATAGCGGTCTCATGAAGAATGGCCCACGTCAATCACAATTCGAGCCTTCGGAAGGCAAGACAGTCAAATTCAGCGATGTTCATGGGGTGGATGAAGTCAAAGAT GAATTGCAAGACATCGTGGTGTTTCTCAAGGATCCCAGTTCGTTCGCTACTCTGGGTGGCAAATTACCGAAAGGCGTCTTGTTGACCGG GCCCCCAGGAACGGGTAAAACAATGCTTGCACGTGCTGTCGCCGGAGAAGCTGGTGTACCATTCTTTTTTGCCTCTGG TTCGGAATTCGAAGAGATGTTTGTGGGTGTGGGAGCTAAACGCGTTCGGGAGTTATTTTCGGCGGCACGGAAGAAACAGCCAGCAATCATCTTCATTGACGAGCTCGATGCAGTCGGAGGCAGAAGGAGTAGCCGCGACCAACAGTACATGAAGCAAACGTTGAATCAACTCTTGGTTGAAATGGACGGTTTTCAACAGACTGAAGGTGTCATCGTCATGGCTGCCACTAACTTCCCTGAAAGTCTCGACCC TGCGCTTGTTCGACCTGGGCGATTTGATCGTCACATCGCTGTCCCACTACCTGACATTC GCGGACGTATGCAGATCCTCCAACACCATATGAAAAATGTGACGACGAGCCAAG ATGTTGACGCTAAGGTCCTTGCCCGAGGGACGTCAGGCTTTTCCGGAGCCGACCTTCAGAACATGGTCAA CCAGGCAGCTGTTCATGCTGCTAAAGAGAATGCCACGGAAGTGGGTCTCAGTCATTTTGAATGGGCCAGG GATCGCATTCTCATGGGCGCAGAGAGAAAGAGCGCTGCTATTGACGACAAAGCAAAATTAGCAACTGCTTATCATGAG GGTGGGCATGCTCTTGTCGCACTCTATACCGATGGAGCGATGCCATTACACAAGGTTACTTGTATTCCGCGAGGTCATGCGCTTGGATAT ACAGCCTTCCTTCCTGAAAACGACCGGTTCTCTGTCAGCCTTAAAGAATATCTTGCTTCCATAGACGTCAGCATGGGTGGCCGAGTGGCCGAAGAACTAA TATACGGACCAGATGCAGTGACGAGCGGCGCGAGCTCCGATATCATGAGCGCGACCAGGACCGCTCGGAACATGGTCAAG CGTTGGGGTTTTTCAAAACTGGGTCCGGTCAATTATGATAATGATATAGACATCAGCGTTCGTCGAAAGGACGAGATTGAGGACGAGGTTACGAA AATCATCAAAGACGGCGAACGCAGAGCAACTACGCTTCTGAAATCCAAAATTGATGAGCTACACCGT CTCGCACAAGCATTGGTGGAGCACGAGACGTTGGACAAGGATGAAGTCAGTAAGGTCGTCAAAGGGGAATCGATACGGGGTATAGTTGAAGTACTTGAGGAAGTCTCAGCAGAAACCGCCACTCCATCAGAATCGTTCCGACCCCAGAACTAA
- the RAD15 gene encoding DNA-dependent ATPase of the nucleotide excision repair factor 4 complex (BUSCO:EOG09260ZWU) produces the protein MSAICQHKGFGLILDSVAGTEWSAHACAHLAYYRHQSTAMKFTIDDLPIVFPYDRIYPEQYAYMCDLKRTLDATGHCVLEMPSGTGKTVSLLSLIVSYQQFYATRRKLVYCSRTVPEIEKALAELKRLMEYRISCAETEEEKEKERSFTGLGLTSRKNLCIHPEVSKEKKGKIVDARCRDLTNSATCEKGRADPGSVDLCDWHENLGKLEAGRLVPPGIWTLADLLQHGRDEGTCPYFTVRRMLPFVDVVIYSFHYLLDPKVAEQVSKEMSKDAIVVFDEAHNIDNVCIESLSIDLTRPMLDSAARSITKLNDKIDEMKATDAAKLQDEYSKLVEGLQESSNAPEDFDGFMTAPVLPEDLLSEAIPGNIRKAEHFVAFLKRFVEYLKTRMRVLHVVAETPLSFLQHLKDITYIERRPLRFCAERLQSLIRTLELNRLDEHSSLQKVASFATLVSTYEKGFLLILEPFETDNSTVPNPIFHFTCLDPSLAIKPVFERFSSVVITSGTISPLDMYPKMLQFSPVVQETYPMTLTRNSFLPLVITRGSDQVAISSRFEVRNDPAVVRNFGSILIEYSKIVPDGIVAFFPSYLYMESIVAAWNDMGILNEVWKNKLIFVETPDANETSIALENYRRACDNGRGAVLLSVARGKVSEGIDFDHNYGRAVIMFGVPYQYTESRILKARLEYLRDAYRIRESEFLGFDAMRNAAQCVGRVLRGKTDWGLMVFADKRFARADKRAKLPRWINQYITETASNLSTDMALTLSKLFMRTISQNPNENQTGVSLWTLDDILKAQAKQQAMSQMETVPEEENEYGDGGISDHMLAELDMQE, from the exons ATGTCCGCAATATGTCAACATAAAGGGTTCGGCCTGATATTAGATTCAGTCGCGGGCACTGAGTGGAGCGCGCACGCGTGTGCACATCTTGCTTATTACCGACATCAAAGTACTGCAATGAAGTTTACGATTGACGACCTTCCT ATTGTATTTCCTTATGACCGAATATACCCTG AACAATACGCGTACATGTGTGATCTCAAACGAACTCTGGATGCTACT GGCCACTGCGTGTTGGAGATGCCTTCCGGAACAGGAAAAACCGTGTCTCTACTATCTCTTATTGTATCCTACCAACAA TTCTACGCCACCCGACGAAAGCTCGTATATTGCTCACGAACGGTACCAGAAATAGAGAAAGCACTGGCAGAATTGAAACGGCTAATGGAATATCGTATATCGTGCGCCGAGACcgaagaagagaaggaaaaagagCGATCGTTTACGGGACTTGGACTTACTAGTAGGAAAAACCTATGTATACATCCAGAG GTAtccaaggaaaagaaaggcaAAATTGTCGATGCGCGTTGTCGCGACCTTACCAATTCTGCTACTTGTGAAAAGGGTAGAGCAGATCCAGGATCCGTTGATCTTTGTGATTGGCATGAG AATCTGGGAAAACTCGAAGCAGGCCGTTTGGTACCCCCTGGGATATGGACGCTTGCGGATCTCCTTCAACATGGACGGGATGAGGGTACATGTCCCTATTTTACTGTCCGAAGAATG tTGCCGTTTGTCGATGTTGTCATTTACTCGTTCCATTATCTGTTGGATCCCAAAGTGGCAGAACAAGTTTCGAAGGAAATGTCCAAAGATGCCATCGTGGTATTCGACGAGGCGCATAACATAG ATAACGTCTGTATTGAGTCGTTGAGTATCGACCTTACCAGGCCAATGCTGGACTCTGCCGCGCGCAGCATCACGAAACTGAACGACAAGATTGACGA GATGAAAGCAACTGATGCTGCCAAATTGCAAGACGAGTATTCTAAACTTGTCGAGGGGCTGCAGGAGAGCTCAAATGCGCCTGAGGATTTCGATGGTTTCATGACTGCACCTG TGCTGCCCGAGGACCTATTAAGTGAAGCCATACCGGGGAATATCAGGAAAGCCGAACATTTTGTGGCATTCCTAAAAAGATTCGTGGAGTACCTCAAG aCACGAATGCGTGTTCTGCATGTCGTAGCGGAGACCCCACTCTCATTTCTTCAGCACCTCAAGGACATCACATATATCGAGAGACGTCCTCTGAG ATTCTGCGCCGAGCGTTTACAATCCCTAATCCGGACATTAGAGCTCAATCGTCTTGATGAGCATTCCTCACTACAAAAAGTTGCCAGCTTCGCGACTCTTGTTTCCACATACGAGAAAG GCTTTCTGCTGATACTGGAGCCTTTTGAGACTGACAACTCGACGGTACCGAATCCTATCTTCCATTTCAC TTGTTTAGATCCATCGCTGGCTATCAAGCCGGTTTTTGAGCGATTCAGCAGCGTAGTCATCACGTCTGGGACAATATCACCGTTGGACATGTACCCGAAAATGTTGCAATTCTCCCCAGTAGTCCAAGAAACATATCCCATGACACTTACCCGGAACTCATTTCTCCCATTG GTGATCACCCGAGGAAGCGATCAGGTTGCTATTAGTTCACGATTCGAAGTCAGGAACGACCCAGCCGTGGTTCGCAATTTCGGAAGTATTCTCATTGAATACAGTAAGATTGTACCCGATGGCATCGTTGCATTCTTTCCGAGCTATCTCTACATGGAATCGATCGTTGCAGCGTGGAATGATATG GGAATATTGAACGAAGTTTGGAAGAACAAACTAATTTTCGTCGAGACCCCAGATGCCAATGAAACCAGCATTGCGCTAGAAAATTACAGGAGG GCTTGCGATAATGGGCGTGGCGCTGTGTTGCTGTCGGTGGCTAGAGGCAAAGTTTCTGAAGGAATTGATTTTGATCACAATTATGGAAGGGCTGTCATTATGTTCGG TGTCCCTTATCAATATACAGAGAGCCGGATTCTGAAAGCTCGCCTCGAATATCTTCGTGATGCATACCGGATACGTGAATCCGAGTTTCTTGGCTTTGATGCCATGCGTAATGCAGCGCAGTGTGTGGGACGCGTCCTACGGGGTAAGACAGATTGGGGACTCATGGTTTTCGCAGACAAG CGGTTCGCCCGTGCAGATAAGAGAGCAAAGTTACCCAGGTGGATCAACCAATACATTACTGAGACGGCTTCCAATCTCTCTACGGATATGGCTCTGACGCTGTCAAAACTGTTCATGCGGACAATTTCTCAGAATCCAAACGAGAACCAGACCGGAGTTTCGCTGTGGACCTTGGATGACATCTTGAAGGCTCAGGCGAAACAGCAAGCCATGTCACAGATGGAGACAGTACCCGAAGAAGAGAATGAATATGGAGATGGGGGTATCAGCGACCATATGTTGGCAGAACTTGATATGCAGGAGTGA
- a CDS encoding uncharacterized protein (CAZy:GH5), whose translation MRFFRILFTVPVLFASFTTAQSRFVVTKDGKFQVNGSDFNWMGTTAYWLPSLNTEQDIINTLANISTAGYTVVRTWAFNDVETTPTNGTWFQLINNGSTVINTGSNGLQKLDMVLKHAERFGLYVILSLTNNWNPRENLDRRLESDIQARTLWDRDVTPGTNNSLPRNFLSNDYGGMDVYVRQFGYENHDDFYTTAAIKNAFKNYTTQIVSRYKNSSAVFSWEIANDPRCSSTLGASSNCETRTVTRWHAEIARHIRSVDPNHLVSSGNHGFFCFDCPKLSDSSPSPPSPSPSPSPSSSPQSRRSLHPLTKKRLLQERREQWKRTRVAAIQSRNLPTEGIRVRGQWDATPTRRQVGNGVGSAYDGSAGVDSQDILAIKEISFSSFQLFPDQNSYGVDDPNLSPYDNMVQNGVEWITAHARAAQSLRKPVALTGFGLVTQANAPSFVPFNSSTPPFTNQSAGVTDEQRDAAYDTWSQTGVTYGLQGIMQYQWGQTGLTTQPGTTISPNINGTTQSTNVNQTEAGQSPNDGYAIFNADRSKVQRIFSDAV comes from the exons ATGAGGTTCTTCCGTATCCTCTTTACCGTCCCTGTGCTTTTTGCCTCTTTCACCACCGCACAGTCTCGGTTCGTGGTCACTAAAGATGGCAAATTCCAGGTCAATGGGAG CGACTTCAACTGGATGGGCACTACAGCGTACTGGCTGCCTTCTTTGAATACAG AGCAAGACATCATCAATACTTTGGCCAACATATCCACTGCTGGGTACACGGTGGTGAGAACATGGGCCTTCAACG ACGTCGAAACGACTCCTACCAATGGAACATGGTTCCAGTTGATTAACAACGGGTCTACCGTCATCAACACCGGTTCAAATGGCTTGCAAAAGTTGGACATGGTCCTGAAGCACGCAGAGCGATTTGGACTCTACGTCATCCTCTCTCTGACGAATAACTGGAATCCGCGTGAAAATCTCGATC GTCGCCTCGAGTCCGACATTCAGGCTAGGACACTTTGGGACCGTGATGTCACTCCTGGTACCAACAACTCCCTTCCTAGAAACTTCCTCAGTAATGATTACG gtggtaTGGATGTTTATGTGCGCCAGTTCGGCTACGAGAACCACGACGACTTTTATACGACTGCCGCAATCAAGAACGCGTTCAAGAACTATACGACGCAGATCGTTTCACGTTACAAGAACTCCTCTGCCGTCTTCTCCTG GGAGATTGCAAACGATCCGAGGTGCAGCTCTACTTTGGGTGCCTCTTCAAACTGTGAAACCCGTACCGTAACCCGGTGGCACGCAGAAATAGCTCGACACATTCGTTCGGTCGACCCCAACCACTTGGTTTCCTCTGG GAACCACGGTTTCTTCTGTTTCGACTGTCCAAAGCTATCCGattcatctccatctccaccctccccctccccctccccctcaCCCTCATCCTCACCTCAATCTCGTAGAAGCCTTCACCCTCTCACCAAGAAGAGGCTCTTACAGGAACGACGAGAACAgtggaagaggacgagggtTGCTGCTATCCAGTCAAGAAATCTCCCCACCGAAGGCATACGTGTTCGTGGTCAATGGGACGCTACGC CAACCAGAAGACAGGTTGGCAATGGAGTCGGTTCTGCATATGACGGCAGCGCCGGTGTTGACAGTCAAGATATTCTAGCCATCAAGGAGATCAGCTTCAGCTCATTTCAGCTTTTCCCGGATCAGAACAGCTACGGAGTTGACGATCCTAATCTTTCCCCGTACGACAACATGGTCCAGAATGGTGTGGAATGGATTACTGCGCATGCAAGGGCTGCCCAGAG CTTGCGGAAACCTGTCGCCTTGACAGGATTCGGTCTCGTTACTCAAGCCAATGCCCCGTCTTTCGTACCTTTCAACTCCTCCACACCTCCCTTCACCAACCAAA GTGCTGGTGTCACGGATGAGCAACGAGATGCCGCGTACGACACTTGGTCCCAGA CCGGGGTAACATATGGTCTTCAGGGCATCATGCAATATCAG TGGGGGCAAACGGGACTGACCACACAACCGGGCACTACTATTTCACCCAATATCAATGGTACCACCCAGAGCACGAACGTTAATCAGACAGAGGCCGGACAGTCTCCTAACGATGGTTACGCTATCTTTAATGCCGA tcgATCTAAGGTTCAACGTATTTTTTCCGACGCGGTATGA
- a CDS encoding uncharacterized protein (BUSCO:EOG09263I4U) produces MSSIALHGTTPHIARFTARSVYCSQLLSFPSTSQRPFPSYRTASARNRTYSFSTSASVHQRNFDRVRVHPRYPHEQKSSISVAAEAKTTEESGQDLTGSEQPPHHLPQTPNTPTRPYRFHIAASWAGKPETARTGEETISVPFAPESVIGRWRDQTLQNEGRERKRWLARDAGEDFFFVQEMRNGSGVGLGVADGVGGWMASGVDPSLFAQSLMYHAHRYCRSAWAGEPEVDPTLDYEEREQVEGWELTPYACLDLAYGGVLRERHVEAGSSTACLLTLNSSSGLLRSANLGDSGFLVIRSSNVIYKNPIQSHYFNCPKQITKLPSSHGRKFSRACIDSPSEAETYSAKLRDGDIVIVYTDGLADNVFDSEIVTICSLVARQGGTEEVKVQMMADRMVEYARKSMMSRDKYTPFEKEAARHGMFFRGGKVDDVTVIVALVRETH; encoded by the exons ATGTCGTCTATTGCTCTCCATGGGACGACGCCCCACATAGCTCGTTTTACTGCTCGATCTGTCTACTGCTCGCAGCTTTTATCATTTCCCTCAACGTCACAGCGACCCTTCCCGTCTTACCGCACCGCTTCTGCCCGTAACCGTACCTATTCGTTCTCCACATCGGCGTCCGTTCACCAGAGGAACTTTGACAGAGTTCGTGTACATCCTCGATACCCACATGAGCAGAAATCTTCCATATCCGTCGCAGCCGAGGCGAAAACTACAGAAGAATCCGGTCAAGACCTGACAGGTTCAGAACAACCACCACATCATTTGCCTCAGACTCCCAACACCCCAACACGACCCTATCGATTCCACATTGCAGCCAGCTGGGCAGGCAAGCCTGAGACTGCCAGAACAGGAGAGGAAACGATCTCTGTTCCATTTGCGCCTGAGAGTGTCATCGGCCGTTGGCGCGATCAGACGTTACAGAATGAAGGTCGAGAGAGGAAACGGTGGTTGGCGAGGGATGCTGGAGAGGATTTCTTTTTCGTTCAAGAG ATGAGGAACGGTTCG GGTGTTGGACTCGGTGTAGCTGATGGAGTGGGAGGATGGATGGCAAGTGGGGTGGACCCGTCATTGTTTGCTCAGTCCCTCATGTACCATGCACACCGCTACTGTCGGAGTGCATGGGCTGGAGAACCGGAGGTGGATCCTACACTAGAttatgaagagagggaacaGGTTGAAGGCTGGGAGTTGACACCTTATGCCTGTTTGGACCTTGCCTACGGAGGAGTGTTAAGGGAACGACATGTGGAAGCCG GTTCGAGTACGGCGTGTCTACTCACCCTCAATTCATCGTCAGGATTACTGCGTTCTGCAAA TCTAGGAGACAGTGGGTTTCTCGTCATACGGTCGTCGAACGTGATATATAAGAATCCAATCCAGAGCCATTATTTCAACTGCCCAAA ACAAATCACGAAACTTCCTTCAAGTCACGGAAGGAAATTCTCCCGTGCTTGCATCGATTCCCCGTCCGAAGCAGAAACATATTCGGCGAAATTAAGGGATGGTGATATTGTCATAGTCTAT ACAGACGGTTTGGCGGATAATGTGTTTGATTCTGAAATAGTGACGATATGCTCGCTGGTGGCACGACAAGGCGGAACGGAGGAAGTAAAAGTGCAGATGATGGCGGACAGGATGGTAGAATATGCGCGGAAGTCTATGATGAGTAGGGACAAATATACTCCCTTTGAAA AGGAGGCAGCAAGGCACGGAATGTTCTTTCGGGGCGGA AAAGTGGACGA CGTGACGGTAATCGTGGCATTGGTTAGGGAAACACACTAG